A genomic window from Rhodopirellula islandica includes:
- the gltX gene encoding glutamate--tRNA ligase — translation MIRTRFAPSPTGYLHIGGVRTALFNWLLAKQAGGQFILRIDDTDAGRNVEAALKPILDGFRWLGMDWDEGPDVGGPHGPYFQSQRGDLYRAAAEKLLADGHAYRDFAKPDELQALREEAQKAGEAFVYDRRWMAEDEAAAAKFEAEGRQGVLRLKMPREGQCVIQDLIRGEVVVEWASEQDHVIARADGSPLYHLASVVDDHELKITHVVRAAEHLPNTARQVFIAQSLGYDLPIYAHLPYVAEPGGSAKLSKRKLDKYKKNRDFAVLLAHGEKIAERCNMQIDADTFNPVLVDFYREIGFLPDALLNYLLLLGWSLDGETEKFTVAEMIEKFTLDRVNKAPASFDPAKLQSFEGDAFAALSDEKRAELVRPFAVAAGFVAEGDSDETLNEVLAAAGDRLKMAGDIIDFDYCFVDDYAIDEKAYEKRLVKADGAKELLAKLNETLKAATEFDAASVETTVKSFCESEGIKIGQIIHALRVATTGAASGFGMFETLAVLGQAKVTARIEKTIAGLPA, via the coding sequence ATGATTCGCACGCGATTTGCCCCCAGCCCGACCGGATACTTGCACATCGGCGGCGTCCGTACCGCACTTTTCAATTGGCTGCTCGCGAAACAGGCTGGCGGGCAATTCATCCTGCGAATCGACGACACGGACGCGGGACGCAATGTCGAGGCGGCCCTGAAACCGATCCTGGACGGTTTTCGTTGGCTCGGGATGGACTGGGACGAAGGCCCCGATGTCGGCGGCCCCCACGGTCCCTACTTCCAATCACAGCGAGGCGATTTGTACCGAGCCGCGGCTGAGAAGCTGCTCGCCGACGGTCACGCCTACCGTGATTTTGCCAAGCCCGATGAGTTGCAGGCACTGCGCGAAGAAGCTCAAAAAGCCGGCGAGGCATTTGTCTACGATCGCCGCTGGATGGCGGAAGACGAAGCGGCCGCGGCCAAGTTCGAAGCCGAAGGTCGCCAAGGCGTCCTGCGTCTGAAGATGCCCCGCGAAGGACAATGCGTGATCCAAGATTTGATCCGCGGCGAAGTCGTCGTGGAATGGGCGTCGGAACAAGACCATGTGATCGCGCGTGCTGACGGCAGCCCGCTGTATCACCTGGCCAGCGTCGTCGATGATCACGAACTGAAGATCACGCACGTCGTTCGGGCCGCGGAACACCTGCCCAACACGGCTCGCCAAGTCTTCATCGCTCAATCCCTCGGGTATGACCTGCCGATCTACGCTCACCTGCCCTATGTGGCTGAGCCCGGTGGATCTGCCAAGTTGAGCAAGCGAAAACTCGACAAGTACAAGAAGAACCGCGACTTCGCAGTGTTGCTGGCTCACGGCGAAAAGATTGCCGAGCGTTGCAACATGCAAATCGACGCGGACACGTTCAATCCCGTGCTGGTCGATTTCTATCGTGAAATCGGATTCTTGCCCGATGCGTTGCTCAACTACCTGTTGTTGCTGGGTTGGTCGCTGGACGGCGAAACCGAAAAGTTCACGGTCGCGGAAATGATCGAGAAGTTCACTCTGGACCGAGTCAACAAGGCTCCTGCTTCATTCGACCCTGCCAAATTGCAATCGTTCGAAGGCGATGCGTTCGCGGCATTGTCCGACGAGAAACGAGCCGAGTTGGTTCGCCCGTTTGCGGTCGCCGCTGGCTTTGTTGCCGAAGGTGATTCCGATGAAACGTTGAACGAGGTTCTGGCTGCTGCCGGTGATCGTTTGAAGATGGCCGGCGACATCATCGATTTCGACTACTGCTTCGTGGACGACTATGCCATCGACGAAAAGGCGTACGAGAAACGTTTGGTCAAGGCCGATGGCGCGAAGGAGTTGCTTGCGAAGCTGAACGAGACTTTGAAAGCAGCGACCGAGTTTGACGCGGCCAGCGTGGAAACCACGGTGAAGTCATTCTGCGAATCGGAAGGCATCAAGATCGGCCAAATCATTCACGCCTTGCGAGTCGCGACGACGGGAGCGGCCAGCGGATTCGGCATGTTTGAAACGCTGGCGGTTCTGGGCCAAGCCAAGGTGACAGCACGAATCGAAAAAACGATCGCTGGTCTGCCAGCGTAG